In Nonomuraea sp. NBC_00507, the following are encoded in one genomic region:
- a CDS encoding alpha/beta hydrolase codes for MFLTTLTVAVATQPTTARASRQLPCPSSGTTKPTVVLVHGAWADTSSWNGEVDALRRAGYTARAIANPLRNLDDDAATVAIVLVGHSYGGSVITNAAANAPNVKALVYVDAAVPDTGETTAQLSGSGSVLNGDPGSLYDKASYSNAPQGASDLYLKQDVFVGSFASDLPRDTAIRLWASQRAASTSAFQTPSRAAAWKKIPSWYFVSTGDRIITPASQLSMARRAGSKVTKFAGGSHLTLVSHPDAVTSVIGSAICSVKAD; via the coding sequence GTGTTCCTGACCACGCTGACCGTGGCGGTCGCGACGCAGCCCACCACGGCCCGGGCGAGCAGACAGCTGCCCTGTCCGTCATCGGGCACGACCAAACCGACGGTCGTCCTCGTCCACGGAGCATGGGCCGACACCTCGAGCTGGAACGGAGAAGTGGACGCCTTGCGCCGGGCCGGTTACACCGCGCGCGCCATCGCGAACCCGCTGCGCAACCTCGACGACGACGCCGCCACCGTCGCCATCGTCCTGGTGGGGCACTCCTACGGCGGCTCGGTCATCACGAACGCCGCCGCGAACGCCCCGAACGTCAAGGCCCTGGTGTACGTCGACGCGGCGGTACCGGACACGGGGGAGACCACCGCCCAGCTCAGCGGATCCGGCTCCGTGCTCAACGGTGACCCGGGCTCCCTGTACGACAAGGCGTCCTACTCGAACGCGCCCCAGGGCGCGAGCGACCTGTACCTCAAGCAGGACGTCTTCGTCGGCTCGTTCGCCTCGGACCTGCCGCGGGACACCGCCATACGCCTGTGGGCCTCGCAGAGGGCCGCCTCGACCAGCGCGTTCCAGACCCCGTCACGAGCCGCGGCGTGGAAGAAGATCCCATCCTGGTACTTCGTCAGCACCGGCGACCGGATCATCACGCCGGCGTCACAACTGTCGATGGCACGGCGTGCTGGCTCCAAGGTCACCAAGTTCGCGGGCGGGTCCCACCTCACCCTGGTCTCGCACCCGGACGCGGTCACGTCCGTGATCGGATCGGCGATCTGCTCTGTGAAGGCGGATTAG